From Sphingomonas nostoxanthinifaciens, a single genomic window includes:
- a CDS encoding OmpA/MotB family protein: MFGQRIHNSHRGREEGEKPFWISFADLMTALMVLFLLVMSVALLAVTKTITQREKLEAARQEEIDRLLDRIEQAARREQGVHVDHERAVIDFGERARFDTSSFTLRPDQERLLRSFVPEVLAIAQDKGGQRWLKRIVVEGFTDRRGSYLYNLNLSLERSQRVLCALMGPPAADERPMQRSELEEIRRLFLVGGYSSNSAKESLDASRRIELRLEFYGAEEPAKTTASSFDGEFGACAL; the protein is encoded by the coding sequence ATGTTCGGTCAGCGGATACACAACTCGCACCGCGGACGCGAGGAGGGCGAGAAGCCCTTCTGGATCTCGTTCGCCGACCTGATGACGGCGCTCATGGTCCTGTTCCTGCTGGTGATGAGCGTTGCCCTTCTCGCGGTCACCAAGACCATCACGCAGCGCGAGAAGCTCGAGGCGGCGAGGCAGGAGGAGATCGACAGGCTGCTTGACCGGATCGAGCAGGCCGCCCGCAGGGAGCAGGGCGTCCACGTCGACCACGAGCGGGCGGTCATAGATTTCGGCGAGCGGGCGCGCTTCGACACGTCGAGCTTCACCCTGCGACCGGATCAGGAGCGCCTCCTGAGATCCTTCGTCCCCGAGGTCCTCGCGATCGCCCAGGACAAGGGCGGACAGCGATGGCTCAAGCGCATCGTGGTCGAGGGCTTCACCGATCGGCGGGGGAGCTACCTCTACAATCTCAATCTGAGCCTCGAGCGCAGCCAACGCGTGCTCTGCGCCCTCATGGGACCACCCGCCGCGGACGAGCGTCCCATGCAGCGGTCCGAGCTGGAGGAGATCCGGCGGCTGTTCCTGGTCGGTGGCTATTCGTCGAACTCCGCGAAGGAATCGCTCGACGCGAGCCGGCGCATCGAGCTGCGCCTCGAGTTCTACGGTGCCGAGGAGCCGGCGAAAACCACGGCCTCCTCATTCGACGGCGAGTTCGGCGCGTGCGCGCTCTGA